The genomic interval TCCTAGAATTACTGCTAGAATAACTGCAATTACGATTCCTCCACGAGCTATAACTACTGTAGATGCACCACCAGTCTTTTTAGAGAGAGTTTCATAAACATCTCTACCTAAAGCAGTTCCTTGAACGTGGAACTGAGCAGAAAGGGTGGACATTGCTGCAGAAATCAATGTAATCATGAAAATGTAGGCAAACCATAAAGGCATAGCAGTAGCTATGAATAATGGAATTATCTTATCTGCATTTCCTAATGCTGCTGCAATGGCTATTTGTCCCGTGTGCTGATAGAAGTACACGTTGGATAAGGCCCCTACGATGAAAGCAGTTCCAGTCATAAGTGCAATAAATACCCCACCTACAAGAACTGCTCGGTTAATCTCTTTATTAGACTTAACAGTCATGAATCGAACAATGAGCTGTGGTTGAGATAAAACTCCAATTCCAACCCCTAAAATGAGAGTAGATACCAATGTCCACCAAAATGGACTTCCAAACGCTGGAATAGACGTCCATCCCGTGGCTCCCGTGGCGGCCGCTGCTTGAGGCACCAGATGAGACATATTAGTTAAGGCCTGATTGGCTTCTGTAACTCCACCTAACAAATAGTAAATTCCAAATAAGAGGAATATCATCCCAAAGAACATTATAGTTCCTTGAACAGCATCAGTGTACATAACACCCTTAATTCCTCCAAATATAACATAAAGGGCAACAATTAACGCCAACCCAATAAGTGCTATGGAATAATCAATATTCAAAGTGGTTTCTACAAAACGAGCCATTCCAATTAGAACCGCTGCGGCATATAATGGCATTCCAAAGAATATAACCAGTCCACTAAAGTACTGTATAAATTTACTGTCAAATCTTCTGGATAAAAGTTCAGGAAATGTTAGGGCTTTTAAATTGTGTCCCATTTTTCTTGTTTTCTTTCCAAAGAAGACAAAGGCAATGAATATTCCCACTAGGATATTCAAAACCGTGAGCCAAAGAAGGCCCATTCCATAAACACCTGCCATCCCTCCAAAACCAACAATAGCTGCAGTACTAATAAATGTAGCACCATAACTCATGGCCATAATG from Methanobacteriaceae archaeon carries:
- a CDS encoding sodium:solute symporter family protein, translated to MDVLLLSIIVLAYIIIIGYTGYVAWKRTKTAEDFMVAGRTTHPYIMAMSYGATFISTAAIVGFGGMAGVYGMGLLWLTVLNILVGIFIAFVFFGKKTRKMGHNLKALTFPELLSRRFDSKFIQYFSGLVIFFGMPLYAAAVLIGMARFVETTLNIDYSIALIGLALIVALYVIFGGIKGVMYTDAVQGTIMFFGMIFLLFGIYYLLGGVTEANQALTNMSHLVPQAAAATGATGWTSIPAFGSPFWWTLVSTLILGVGIGVLSQPQLIVRFMTVKSNKEINRAVLVGGVFIALMTGTAFIVGALSNVYFYQHTGQIAIAAALGNADKIIPLFIATAMPLWFAYIFMITLISAAMSTLSAQFHVQGTALGRDVYETLSKKTGGASTVVIARGGIVIAVILAVILGFTLPANIVAVGTALWFSLTAGAFLTMYVCAVYWKRATTTGVIAGMVGGTIVSVFWLLFVYKKSAVALGLCNFMFGKATLITGMPWNVMDPIVLGLPVAAIITVAITLLTKPMAKEHLDKCFEGM